One window from the genome of Musa acuminata AAA Group cultivar baxijiao chromosome BXJ1-4, Cavendish_Baxijiao_AAA, whole genome shotgun sequence encodes:
- the LOC135651350 gene encoding transcription factor BHLH089-like isoform X1, translated as MDPPPLMPQLPEMWRFPMVAAPPPSASGPRAGRTGGDASVAGSTVTEQSGRSRGRRRRGDPPPGRAAEDESSKLESTSSGDDLTDTEAKRLKTFKSTDENDDIKTEAEASLGISSKLADQNPQPPEAPKQDYIHVRARRGQATDSHSLAERARREKISERMKILQDLVPGCNKVIGKASVLDEIINYIQALQRQVEFLSMKLEAVNSHMDTAIEAFPPKDFNAQPYDTTSSLAFSSQATREYEQVSGTEWLHMQVGSAFKRVT; from the exons ATGGATCCGCCGCCATTGATGCCGCAGCTGCCGGAGATGTGGCGGTTCCCGATGGTCGCGGCGCCGCCGCCCTCGGCATCGGGGCCCAGGGCTGGGCGGACGGGCGGCGACGCCTCTGTGGCGGGGTCCACGGTCACGGAGCAGAGCGGGCGGAGTAGGGGGCGGCGGCGACGGGGGGACCCTCCCCCCGGTCGCGCCGCCGAGGACGAGTCCTCCAAGCTTGAGTCTACCAGCAGCGGGGACGACCTG ACTGATACTGAGGCTAAACGTCTAAAGACCTTTAAGTCTACTGATGAAAATGACGATATAAAAACTGAGGCTGAGGCAAGTTTGGGCATCTCTAGCAAGCTAGCTGACCAAAATCCTCAACCTCCTGAGGCACCAAAGCAAGATTATATCCATGTGAGAGCCAGAAGAGGTCAAGCAACGGATAGTCACAGCCTGGCAGAAAGA GCAAGGAGAGAAAAGATAAGCGAGAGAATGAAGATTCTTCAGGATCTGGTGCCTGGTTGTAACAAG GTAATTGGTAAAGCATCGGTTCTTGATGAGATAATAAACTATATTCAGGCTCTACAGCGTCAGGTTGAG TTTTTATCTATGAAGCTAGAAGCTGTTAATTCCCATATGGACACTGCCATTGAGGCATTTCCTCCCAAAGAT tTTAATGCTCAGCCATATGATACTACCTCTAGTTTGGCATTCAGCTCGCAAGCAACAAGGGAATATGAGCAAGTTTCAGGAACAGAATGGCTTCATATGCAGGTCGGGAGTGCCTTCAAAAGGGTGACATGA
- the LOC135651350 gene encoding transcription factor BHLH089-like isoform X2, protein MDPPPLMPQLPEMWRFPMVAAPPPSASGPRAGRTGGDASVAGSTVTEQSGRSRGRRRRGDPPPGRAAEDESSKLESTSSGDDLTDTEAKRLKTFKSTDENDDIKTEAEASLGISSKLADQNPQPPEAPKQDYIHVRARRGQATDSHSLAERARREKISERMKILQDLVPGCNKVIGKASVLDEIINYIQALQRQVEFNAQPYDTTSSLAFSSQATREYEQVSGTEWLHMQVGSAFKRVT, encoded by the exons ATGGATCCGCCGCCATTGATGCCGCAGCTGCCGGAGATGTGGCGGTTCCCGATGGTCGCGGCGCCGCCGCCCTCGGCATCGGGGCCCAGGGCTGGGCGGACGGGCGGCGACGCCTCTGTGGCGGGGTCCACGGTCACGGAGCAGAGCGGGCGGAGTAGGGGGCGGCGGCGACGGGGGGACCCTCCCCCCGGTCGCGCCGCCGAGGACGAGTCCTCCAAGCTTGAGTCTACCAGCAGCGGGGACGACCTG ACTGATACTGAGGCTAAACGTCTAAAGACCTTTAAGTCTACTGATGAAAATGACGATATAAAAACTGAGGCTGAGGCAAGTTTGGGCATCTCTAGCAAGCTAGCTGACCAAAATCCTCAACCTCCTGAGGCACCAAAGCAAGATTATATCCATGTGAGAGCCAGAAGAGGTCAAGCAACGGATAGTCACAGCCTGGCAGAAAGA GCAAGGAGAGAAAAGATAAGCGAGAGAATGAAGATTCTTCAGGATCTGGTGCCTGGTTGTAACAAG GTAATTGGTAAAGCATCGGTTCTTGATGAGATAATAAACTATATTCAGGCTCTACAGCGTCAGGTTGAG tTTAATGCTCAGCCATATGATACTACCTCTAGTTTGGCATTCAGCTCGCAAGCAACAAGGGAATATGAGCAAGTTTCAGGAACAGAATGGCTTCATATGCAGGTCGGGAGTGCCTTCAAAAGGGTGACATGA